A portion of the Rhinopithecus roxellana isolate Shanxi Qingling chromosome 19, ASM756505v1, whole genome shotgun sequence genome contains these proteins:
- the MIF4GD gene encoding MIF4G domain-containing protein isoform X2: MGEPSREEYKIQSFDAETQQLLKTALKDPGAVDLEKVANVIVDHSLQDCVFSKEAGRMCYAIIQVNNMPMMALVNPVYDCLFRLAQPDSLSKEEEVDCLVLQLHRVGEQLEKMNGQRMDELFVLIRDGFLLPTGLSSLAQLLLLEIVEFRAAGWKTTPAAHKYYYSEVSD; encoded by the exons ATGGGGGAGCCCAGTAGAGAGGAGTATAAAATCCAGTCCTTTGATGCAGAGACCCAGCAGCTGCTGAAGACAGCACTCAAAG ATCCGGGTGCTGTGGACTTGGAGAAAGTGGCCAATGTCATTGTGGACCATTCTCTGCAGGACTGTGTGTTCAGCAAGGAAGCGGGACGCATGTGCTACGCCATCATTCAG GTGAACAACATGCCCATGATGGCCCTGGTGAACCCTGTCTATGACTGCCTCTTCCGGCTGGCCCAGCCAGACAGTTTgagcaaggaggaggag GTGGACTGTTTGGTGCTGCAGCTGCACCGGGTCGGGGAGCAGCTGGAGAAAATGAATGGGCAGCGTATGGATGAGCTCTTTGTGCTGATCCGGGATGGCTTCCTGCTCCCAACTGGCCTCAGCTCCCTGGctcagctgctgctgctggagaTCGTTGAGTTCCGGGCGGCCGGCTGGAAGACGACGCCAGCTGCTCACAAGTATTACTACAGCGAAGTCTCTGACTAG
- the MRPS7 gene encoding 28S ribosomal protein S7, mitochondrial yields the protein MAAPAVKVARGWSGLALGVRRAVLQLPGLTQVRWSRYSPEFKDPLIDKEYYRKPVEELTEEEKYDRELKKTQLIKAAPAGKTSSVFEDPVISKFTNMMMKGGNKVLARSLVTQTLEAVKRKQFEKYHSASAEEQATIERNPYTIFHQALKNCEPMIGLVPILKGGRFYQVPVPLPDKRRRFLAMKWMITECRENKHRRTLMPEKLSHELLEAFHNQGPVIKRKHNMHKMAEANRALAHYRWW from the exons ATGGCTGCCCCCGCAGTGAAGGTTGCCCGAGGATGGTCGGGCCTGGCGTTGGGCGTGCGGCGCGCTGTCTTGCAGCTTCCAGG GCTAACTCAGGTGAGGTGGAGCCGCTATAGTCCTGAATTCAAGGATCCCTTGATTGACAAGGAATATTATCGCAAGCCTGTGGAGGAGCTAACTGAGGAGGAGAAGTATGATCGGGAGCTCAAGAAGACTCAGCTCATCAAAGCTGCTCCAGCAGGGAAAACAAGTTCTGTGTTTGAAGACCCAGTCATCAG TAAATTCACCAACATGATGATGAAAGGAGGAAACAAAGTACTGGCCAGATCCCTCGTGACTCAG ACTCTGGAAGCTGTGAAAAGGAAGCAGTTTGAGAAGTACCATTCTGCTTCTGCAGAGGAACAGGCAACCATCGAACGCAACCCCTACACCATCTTCCACCAAGCACTGAAAAACTGTGAGCCTATGATTGGGCTGGTACCCATCCTCAAGGGAGGCCGTTTCTACCAG GTCCCTGTACCCCTACCCGACAAGCGCCGCCGCTTCCTAGCCATGAAGTGGATGATCACCGAGTGCCGGGAGAACAAGCACCGGCGGACACTGATGCCGGAGAAGCTGTCACACGAGCTGCTGGAGGCTTTCCATAACCAGGGCCCCGTGATCAAGAGGAAGCATAACATGCACAAGATGGCAGAGGCCAACCGTGCCCTGGCCCACTACCGCTGGTGGTAG
- the MIF4GD gene encoding MIF4G domain-containing protein isoform X3 encodes MGEPSREEYKIQSFDAETQQLLKTALKAPSLECTAACFETDGEYSVCQRSYSNCPRLMPSRCNTQDRNPGAVDLEKVANVIVDHSLQDCVFSKEAGRMCYAIIQAESKQAGQSVFRRGLLNRLQQEYQAREQLRARSLQGWVCYVTFICNIFDYLRVNNMPMMALVNPVYDCLFRLAQPDSLSKEEEVDCLVLQLHRVGEQLEKMNGQRMDELFVLIRDGFLLPTGLSSLAQLLLLEIVEFRAAGWKTTPAAHKYYYSEVSD; translated from the exons ATGGGGGAGCCCAGTAGAGAGGAGTATAAAATCCAGTCCTTTGATGCAGAGACCCAGCAGCTGCTGAAGACAGCACTCAAAG CCCCGTCTCTTGAATGCACAGCTGCCTGCTTTGAAACAGATGGAGAATATTCCGTTTGCCAGAGGAGCTATAGTAATTGCCCTCGCCTGATGCCTTCCCGCTGTAACACGCAGGACAGAA ATCCGGGTGCTGTGGACTTGGAGAAAGTGGCCAATGTCATTGTGGACCATTCTCTGCAGGACTGTGTGTTCAGCAAGGAAGCGGGACGCATGTGCTACGCCATCATTCAG GCAGAGAGTAAACAAGCAGGCCAGAGTGTCTTCCGGCGTGGACTCCTCAACCGGCTGCAGCAGGAGTACCAGGCTCGGGAGCAGCTGCGAGCACGCTCCCTGCAGGGCTGGGTCTGCTATGTCACCTTTATCTGCAACATCTTTGACTACTTGAGG GTGAACAACATGCCCATGATGGCCCTGGTGAACCCTGTCTATGACTGCCTCTTCCGGCTGGCCCAGCCAGACAGTTTgagcaaggaggaggag GTGGACTGTTTGGTGCTGCAGCTGCACCGGGTCGGGGAGCAGCTGGAGAAAATGAATGGGCAGCGTATGGATGAGCTCTTTGTGCTGATCCGGGATGGCTTCCTGCTCCCAACTGGCCTCAGCTCCCTGGctcagctgctgctgctggagaTCGTTGAGTTCCGGGCGGCCGGCTGGAAGACGACGCCAGCTGCTCACAAGTATTACTACAGCGAAGTCTCTGACTAG
- the MIF4GD gene encoding MIF4G domain-containing protein isoform X1, producing MGEPSREEYKIQSFDAETQQLLKTALKDPGAVDLEKVANVIVDHSLQDCVFSKEAGRMCYAIIQAESKQAGQSVFRRGLLNRLQQEYQAREQLRARSLQGWVCYVTFICNIFDYLRVNNMPMMALVNPVYDCLFRLAQPDSLSKEEEVDCLVLQLHRVGEQLEKMNGQRMDELFVLIRDGFLLPTGLSSLAQLLLLEIVEFRAAGWKTTPAAHKYYYSEVSD from the exons ATGGGGGAGCCCAGTAGAGAGGAGTATAAAATCCAGTCCTTTGATGCAGAGACCCAGCAGCTGCTGAAGACAGCACTCAAAG ATCCGGGTGCTGTGGACTTGGAGAAAGTGGCCAATGTCATTGTGGACCATTCTCTGCAGGACTGTGTGTTCAGCAAGGAAGCGGGACGCATGTGCTACGCCATCATTCAG GCAGAGAGTAAACAAGCAGGCCAGAGTGTCTTCCGGCGTGGACTCCTCAACCGGCTGCAGCAGGAGTACCAGGCTCGGGAGCAGCTGCGAGCACGCTCCCTGCAGGGCTGGGTCTGCTATGTCACCTTTATCTGCAACATCTTTGACTACTTGAGG GTGAACAACATGCCCATGATGGCCCTGGTGAACCCTGTCTATGACTGCCTCTTCCGGCTGGCCCAGCCAGACAGTTTgagcaaggaggaggag GTGGACTGTTTGGTGCTGCAGCTGCACCGGGTCGGGGAGCAGCTGGAGAAAATGAATGGGCAGCGTATGGATGAGCTCTTTGTGCTGATCCGGGATGGCTTCCTGCTCCCAACTGGCCTCAGCTCCCTGGctcagctgctgctgctggagaTCGTTGAGTTCCGGGCGGCCGGCTGGAAGACGACGCCAGCTGCTCACAAGTATTACTACAGCGAAGTCTCTGACTAG